The following proteins are co-located in the Rippkaea orientalis PCC 8801 genome:
- a CDS encoding tetratricopeptide repeat protein: MNKIISKKDNSSIYSATLYPTFSDDKSAFLKEEDEEEYQTLLRSVSWTEGFGLFFVECFPTQGTKIINRFKKDLPKKTIELLKLTDPISSLYSSIEKLSSKQKLDILFIQGLEHSLNEYIKPGYGGQGDYYKEDTVPAILGHLNLQRERFRDNFNICLIFLLPKFAIKYFIRRAPDFYDWRSGTFEFSTDKELLDKAIEDIKNKLEDHDIDDLSIEECKKRILEIDAILDEDNNNSYVADKPKLLFKKGNLLFKVGYPIEGINSYYEAVDISPNYIQVWERLGFILFRIYQYEEAIFCLDKVINIKPNDDSSWHLRGLCLSSLGRLEEALESLDQALEVNPNDSFIWGNKGKLLNQLEEYQQALLSFNRSLELDPENDEIWYLKGKVLSELKKYEEALNSFDKALEIHSNYYEAWGMRGVILVNLQYYKQALISFDKLIEINPNDYQGWLNRGIALIYLKRHQEALKSLNKALEINSDDDMIWGNKGVVLRNLGHYQEALESFDNAIKLDFNNDRGWFHKGITLIKLKQYQEALKCLDKALEIDPNDHNTLIEKGNTLYLLQCYEQALISFKKAIEVNPNDSDDWNACGYLLLNQSSANDQPVFDIPLEIIPIVNSKNNQLNESLNNQKSYQEALSYFDKAIELKPDYSLVFANRSFPLYYLGEYQEALKSCIKAIKLKPHKEVKEITLANKGFILMKLERYKQALSTFKEVLKLNPNHQNVLYKIACCYSLQNNTGQAIKYLKQAIKLKPEKYINLAKDDPYFTKIKQDARFQRLQLKPALQI, encoded by the coding sequence ATGAATAAGATTATTTCAAAAAAAGACAATTCTTCTATTTATTCTGCAACACTATATCCTACTTTTAGTGACGATAAATCAGCTTTCCTCAAAGAAGAAGACGAAGAAGAGTATCAAACACTTTTGCGTTCAGTTAGTTGGACTGAAGGGTTTGGATTATTTTTTGTTGAGTGTTTTCCCACACAAGGAACAAAAATTATTAATCGATTTAAAAAAGATTTACCTAAAAAAACTATAGAATTATTAAAGCTAACTGACCCAATTTCTAGCTTATATAGTAGCATTGAAAAGTTATCAAGTAAACAGAAATTAGATATTTTATTTATCCAGGGTTTAGAACATTCTCTTAATGAATATATCAAACCAGGATACGGTGGTCAGGGGGATTATTATAAGGAAGATACTGTTCCCGCTATTTTAGGTCATTTGAATTTACAACGGGAGAGGTTTCGAGATAATTTTAATATTTGTTTGATATTTTTATTACCTAAATTTGCTATTAAATATTTTATTAGACGTGCGCCAGATTTTTATGATTGGCGTTCAGGAACGTTTGAATTTTCTACAGATAAAGAACTTTTAGATAAAGCAATTGAAGACATAAAAAATAAGCTTGAAGATCATGATATTGATGATTTGAGTATTGAAGAATGTAAAAAAAGAATTTTAGAAATTGATGCTATTCTTGATGAAGATAATAACAATAGTTATGTAGCAGACAAGCCAAAATTATTATTTAAAAAAGGAAATTTATTGTTTAAAGTTGGCTATCCAATAGAAGGAATAAATAGTTATTATGAAGCTGTTGATATTAGTCCTAACTATATTCAAGTTTGGGAACGTTTAGGCTTTATTCTATTTCGTATCTATCAATATGAAGAGGCTATTTTTTGTTTAGATAAAGTTATAAATATTAAACCTAATGATGATAGTTCTTGGCATCTTAGGGGTTTATGTTTAAGTAGTTTAGGACGGTTAGAAGAAGCATTAGAAAGTTTAGATCAAGCCTTAGAAGTTAATCCTAATGATTCTTTTATTTGGGGTAATAAAGGAAAATTACTCAATCAATTAGAAGAATATCAACAAGCTTTATTGAGTTTTAATAGATCACTAGAATTAGATCCGGAAAATGATGAAATCTGGTATCTAAAAGGAAAAGTTCTTAGTGAGCTAAAAAAATACGAAGAAGCACTTAATAGCTTTGATAAAGCATTAGAAATTCATTCAAATTACTATGAAGCGTGGGGTATGCGCGGAGTTATTTTAGTAAATTTACAATATTACAAACAGGCTTTAATATCTTTTGATAAATTAATAGAAATTAATCCTAATGATTATCAAGGATGGTTGAATAGAGGTATTGCTTTAATATATTTAAAACGTCATCAAGAAGCTTTAAAGTCTTTAAATAAAGCCTTGGAAATTAACTCTGATGATGATATGATCTGGGGCAATAAGGGTGTTGTTTTAAGAAATTTAGGACATTATCAAGAGGCTTTAGAATCTTTTGATAATGCTATAAAACTTGATTTCAATAATGATCGGGGATGGTTTCATAAAGGTATTACCTTAATAAAATTAAAACAATATCAAGAAGCTTTAAAATGTCTTGACAAAGCCTTAGAAATTGATCCTAATGATCATAACACTTTGATTGAAAAAGGTAATACTCTTTATTTATTACAATGCTATGAACAAGCTTTAATTAGTTTTAAAAAAGCTATTGAAGTCAACCCTAATGATTCTGATGATTGGAATGCGTGCGGTTATTTATTATTAAATCAGTCTTCTGCTAATGATCAACCTGTTTTTGATATCCCTTTAGAAATTATTCCGATAGTTAATTCAAAAAATAATCAATTGAACGAATCATTAAATAATCAAAAATCATATCAAGAAGCCTTAAGTTATTTTGATAAAGCAATAGAACTTAAACCTGATTATAGTTTAGTATTCGCTAATAGAAGCTTTCCGTTATATTACCTTGGAGAATATCAAGAAGCTCTAAAAAGCTGTATCAAAGCTATAAAATTGAAGCCACATAAAGAAGTCAAAGAAATTACTTTAGCAAACAAAGGCTTTATCTTAATGAAATTAGAAAGATATAAACAGGCATTATCTACCTTTAAAGAAGTCCTCAAACTTAATCCTAACCATCAAAATGTCTTGTATAAGATTGCTTGTTGTTATAGCTTACAAAATAATACAGGACAAGCGATTAAGTATCTCAAACAAGCCATTAAATTAAAGCCTGAAAAATACATAAACCTAGCCAAAGATGATCCATACTTTACTAAGATAAAGCAAGATGCCAGATTTCAAAGATTGCAGCTTAAACCCGCGTTACAAATATAA
- the chrA gene encoding chromate efflux transporter — translation MLTPTEQKQRLKELALVFLRLGTIAFGGPAAHIAMMDDEVVKQRGWMTRETLLDLIGVTNLLPGPNSTELAIHIGYTRARWPGLLVAGGCFILPAMTIVWILASLYTRYQTVPEVEWLLYGIKPVIIAIIVQALWKLGKKAAKDVPTILAGIGAIVAYFMGVNEIVLLLLLGIIVMVVKNWQNKGTSTGVLILPFSNILGQVGTTSATVSISSVSVFLFFLKIGFILYGSGYVLLAFLQRELVERNQWLTSQQLLDAVAIGQLTPGPVFTTATFVGYLLAGNAGALAGTIGIFLPAFLLIPIVNPWVTKLRQSTFASGFLDGVNAASLGLMAGVAYTLGITALIDWLTVILAIVSAIIIFRFKINSAWLVLSGGFIGLASHLLKLIN, via the coding sequence ATGCTGACTCCAACCGAACAAAAACAGAGGTTAAAGGAATTAGCCCTAGTTTTTTTGCGACTAGGTACTATTGCCTTTGGGGGTCCTGCTGCCCATATTGCCATGATGGATGATGAGGTAGTTAAGCAGCGTGGATGGATGACGCGAGAAACGCTGTTAGACCTCATTGGGGTGACTAATTTGCTACCTGGTCCCAATTCTACGGAACTGGCCATTCATATTGGTTATACACGAGCCCGATGGCCGGGGTTATTGGTGGCCGGAGGTTGCTTTATTTTACCCGCTATGACCATCGTTTGGATTTTGGCCTCGCTGTACACCCGTTACCAAACTGTCCCCGAAGTCGAATGGCTGCTTTATGGCATTAAACCAGTGATTATAGCTATTATCGTCCAAGCACTCTGGAAATTGGGCAAAAAAGCAGCTAAAGATGTTCCAACCATTCTAGCAGGAATCGGAGCCATAGTAGCCTACTTTATGGGAGTGAATGAAATTGTCTTATTGCTATTGCTAGGAATTATAGTCATGGTTGTCAAAAATTGGCAAAATAAAGGGACATCTACGGGTGTATTGATTCTTCCTTTTTCCAACATTTTAGGACAAGTTGGAACAACCAGCGCAACGGTTTCTATTAGTTCCGTTAGCGTCTTTTTATTCTTCCTAAAAATTGGCTTTATCCTGTATGGAAGTGGCTATGTTTTATTAGCCTTTTTACAACGGGAATTAGTCGAACGTAATCAGTGGTTAACCTCTCAGCAATTATTAGACGCGGTAGCCATTGGACAATTGACCCCTGGACCTGTTTTTACGACGGCTACTTTTGTCGGCTATTTATTAGCAGGAAATGCAGGGGCATTGGCAGGAACTATCGGTATTTTTCTTCCCGCTTTTCTCTTGATTCCTATCGTTAATCCTTGGGTAACAAAATTGCGTCAATCTACCTTTGCCAGTGGTTTTCTTGATGGCGTTAATGCAGCTTCTTTAGGTTTAATGGCCGGGGTTGCTTATACGTTAGGAATAACTGCTTTGATAGATTGGTTAACCGTTATACTAGCTATTGTAAGCGCGATTATTATCTTCCGATTCAAGATTAATTCTGCTTGGTTAGTATTATCAGGAGGATTCATTGGTCTTGCTTCACATCTCTTGAAATTAATTAATTAA
- a CDS encoding DASH family cryptochrome has protein sequence MLMTATKILIWYRNDLRLHDHQPMFQAVKQKAQIIPFYCFDNRQFKTTSFGFPKTGNFKSQFLLQSIDNLRKNLQQLGSNLVVRRGYPEKIIPEICKELAIDAVYFHQEVTSEEIKVETALEKALTQMGVQLNPFWGTTLYHPDDLPFTLAEIPELFTNFRKQVEKKSLINSTFPTPKKLPSLPNLDLGNIPTLAELGLETPEFDSRGVLEFIGGESEGIKRLNQYFWQKNRLKDYKETRNEMLGSDYSSKFSPWLALGCLSPRYIYEEVTKYELERVKNDSTYWLIFELLWRDYFRFICAKHGNKVFYSSGLQGLNLPWKEDWQRFQLWQTGNTGYPLVDANMRELAATGFMSNRGRQNVASFLTKNLGINWLMGAEWFESVLIDYDVCSNYGNWNYTAGVGNDARGFRYFNIPKQSKDYDPKGNYLRHWLPELKTIPGDKIHEPWKLSQAEQKQYRVNLGVDYPRPIVDFFKSIKANEAIYNNAQI, from the coding sequence ATGCTTATGACAGCTACAAAAATTTTAATTTGGTATCGCAATGATTTACGACTCCATGATCATCAACCGATGTTTCAAGCAGTCAAGCAAAAAGCGCAAATTATTCCCTTTTATTGTTTTGATAATCGACAATTTAAAACAACCTCTTTTGGCTTTCCCAAAACAGGAAACTTTAAAAGTCAATTTTTATTACAAAGCATTGACAATTTAAGAAAAAACCTACAACAATTAGGTAGTAATTTAGTTGTTAGACGCGGATATCCTGAAAAAATTATCCCTGAGATTTGCAAAGAATTAGCCATTGATGCAGTTTATTTTCATCAAGAAGTTACCTCAGAAGAAATTAAAGTAGAAACCGCATTAGAAAAAGCCTTAACTCAAATGGGTGTTCAGTTAAACCCGTTTTGGGGAACAACTTTATATCATCCTGATGACTTGCCTTTTACTCTTGCAGAAATTCCTGAATTATTTACCAATTTTCGTAAACAAGTTGAAAAGAAATCTCTTATTAACTCAACTTTTCCCACTCCTAAAAAATTACCCTCTCTCCCGAATTTAGACTTAGGAAATATTCCCACTTTGGCAGAATTAGGGTTAGAAACACCGGAGTTTGATTCAAGAGGTGTTTTAGAGTTTATTGGAGGAGAAAGTGAAGGGATTAAGCGATTAAATCAATATTTTTGGCAAAAAAACCGTCTAAAAGATTATAAAGAAACCCGTAATGAAATGCTAGGTTCAGATTATTCATCGAAATTTTCTCCTTGGTTAGCATTGGGTTGCCTTTCCCCCCGTTATATCTATGAAGAAGTAACAAAGTATGAATTAGAACGAGTCAAAAATGATTCAACTTACTGGTTAATTTTTGAATTATTATGGCGAGATTACTTTCGATTTATTTGCGCTAAACATGGCAATAAAGTATTCTATTCATCAGGTTTACAAGGATTAAATCTACCTTGGAAAGAAGATTGGCAAAGATTCCAACTTTGGCAAACAGGAAACACAGGTTATCCTTTAGTGGATGCCAATATGAGAGAATTAGCTGCTACCGGATTTATGTCAAACAGAGGACGGCAAAATGTTGCTAGTTTCTTAACGAAAAACCTAGGAATTAATTGGTTAATGGGTGCAGAATGGTTTGAATCTGTATTAATTGATTATGATGTTTGTAGTAATTATGGAAACTGGAATTATACCGCAGGAGTCGGTAATGATGCGCGGGGATTTCGGTATTTTAATATTCCTAAACAGTCTAAAGATTATGATCCAAAAGGGAACTATTTAAGACATTGGTTGCCAGAATTAAAAACTATTCCAGGGGATAAAATTCACGAACCGTGGAAATTGTCACAAGCAGAACAAAAGCAATATAGAGTCAATCTTGGGGTTGACTATCCTCGTCCTATTGTTGATTTTTTTAAATCTATAAAAGCCAATGAAGCTATCTATAACAATGCACAAATATAG
- a CDS encoding GUN4 domain-containing protein, giving the protein MYEKLTDLLAEKNWREADEETYLIMIKTVGKEAGEWLYIEDIDNLPSETLLTIDQLWLEYSQGQFGFSVQQEIYHNLGGTREYNAVIWQEFGKIVGWYGDRIEFEEEEQGWLQYHELIFNPSLIPKGHLPVGGKGGWVCGIKGDWGNARGYFILGIAAIASRLVL; this is encoded by the coding sequence ATGTACGAAAAACTGACTGATTTATTAGCAGAAAAAAACTGGAGAGAAGCAGACGAAGAAACCTATCTGATCATGATCAAAACCGTAGGAAAAGAAGCAGGTGAGTGGCTATATATTGAGGATATTGATAACCTTCCCTCTGAAACCTTATTAACCATTGATCAACTTTGGTTAGAGTACAGTCAAGGTCAATTTGGGTTTAGCGTACAACAAGAAATTTACCACAACTTAGGGGGAACAAGGGAATATAATGCCGTAATATGGCAGGAGTTTGGCAAAATTGTCGGATGGTACGGCGATCGCATCGAGTTTGAGGAGGAAGAACAAGGATGGCTACAGTACCATGAATTAATCTTTAACCCCTCCTTAATCCCCAAGGGACATCTTCCCGTAGGAGGAAAAGGGGGATGGGTTTGTGGAATAAAAGGAGATTGGGGAAACGCAAGAGGGTATTTTATACTAGGAATAGCTGCGATCGCATCGAGATTAGTACTCTGA
- a CDS encoding DUF3226 domain-containing protein produces the protein MSNILIVESKNDKIFLEALIKHFNYKIEVDRPIFINDYECLGSDNKTKLTKTLKKLKIDALQKDKEIEKIGLILDIDNSSVSERLEIVNQCLKEAFDYLEIPTLEKTAEMIKISIPDDDLEIDFACYFMNIDGQGELETVLKTIKTKDSTHANCLEDWKKCIINQGYAITDKDFDKFWISIYLRYDTCSNSEKRQAGKKCSMSGLDYIMENKSDIWDFNHPILDDLKTFLNLFETIKQ, from the coding sequence GTGAGTAATATTTTAATTGTCGAAAGTAAAAATGATAAAATCTTTCTAGAAGCCTTGATCAAACATTTTAATTATAAGATAGAAGTTGATAGACCTATTTTTATTAATGACTATGAATGTTTAGGGAGTGATAACAAAACTAAATTAACCAAGACTTTAAAAAAATTAAAAATAGATGCTTTACAAAAAGATAAAGAAATTGAAAAAATAGGGCTAATTCTTGATATTGATAATTCTTCCGTCTCTGAAAGACTAGAAATCGTTAACCAATGTCTAAAGGAAGCTTTTGATTATCTAGAGATACCAACCCTTGAAAAGACAGCAGAAATGATTAAAATTTCTATTCCTGATGATGACTTAGAAATTGACTTTGCTTGCTATTTTATGAATATTGATGGACAAGGAGAATTAGAAACGGTTCTGAAAACAATAAAAACTAAAGATTCAACCCACGCTAATTGTTTAGAAGATTGGAAAAAGTGTATAATCAATCAAGGATACGCCATAACAGATAAAGACTTTGATAAATTTTGGATTAGTATTTACCTGAGATATGACACTTGTTCTAATTCAGAAAAAAGACAAGCTGGTAAAAAATGTAGTATGAGTGGGTTAGACTATATCATGGAGAATAAATCAGATATTTGGGACTTTAATCATCCTATTTTAGATGATTTAAAAACCTTTTTAAACTTATTTGAAACCATTAAGCAATAA
- a CDS encoding AAA family ATPase: MIKDIDIENFRCFERTHIKGFERVNLIGGKNNSGKTALLEAILLNQSPEIKIIDFLRDLRQEVEELTELEYPMKDNNIASPAMVWDSLFFNRHKNENAKIITKFQNTKTQIITLSTKEYKSLPDSIKQDDKSQWFGYSYNYGYGDCKKAKNLSDILIDDFDGGSCSILTLNLIIEELSQKTVNLTRRIIATSKGLLRESLEGLENHLNKAKFISSYYKPIGSYLNYLAQEYNKIASGNKSSQILNFLKILDPSIEVIKTFKIGISDKIYLKKSNQNYLSISLFGEAINKFTWILLELINNPNSILLIDEIENGIHYTNQRDFWKALFELSKELDVQIFATTHSLEMIQAFADVGLNYYPDSGAYFEMARHYKTNQIIGICYDLETLEYSLERGKGVRGE, from the coding sequence ATGATTAAGGATATTGATATTGAGAATTTTAGGTGTTTTGAAAGAACCCATATTAAGGGGTTTGAACGGGTTAATTTAATTGGGGGTAAGAATAATTCGGGTAAAACCGCTTTGTTAGAGGCGATTTTATTAAATCAGTCTCCTGAAATTAAAATCATTGATTTTTTAAGAGATCTTAGACAAGAAGTAGAGGAATTGACTGAATTAGAATATCCAATGAAAGACAATAATATTGCTAGTCCTGCAATGGTTTGGGATAGCTTATTTTTCAATCGTCACAAAAATGAAAATGCTAAAATTATTACTAAATTCCAAAATACAAAAACTCAAATTATTACTCTTTCTACAAAAGAATATAAGTCATTGCCTGATTCTATAAAACAGGATGATAAATCACAATGGTTTGGTTATAGCTATAACTATGGATATGGAGATTGCAAGAAAGCTAAAAATCTCTCAGATATTCTAATAGATGATTTCGATGGTGGATCTTGTTCAATATTAACTCTTAATCTTATCATCGAAGAGTTATCTCAAAAAACTGTAAATTTAACAAGACGTATTATCGCTACTTCTAAAGGACTATTAAGGGAAAGTCTTGAAGGATTAGAAAATCATTTAAACAAAGCTAAATTTATTTCTTCTTATTATAAACCTATCGGTTCTTATTTAAACTATTTAGCCCAAGAATATAACAAAATAGCTTCAGGCAATAAATCATCTCAAATTCTAAATTTTTTAAAGATTTTAGATCCTTCTATAGAAGTCATCAAAACCTTTAAAATTGGCATAAGCGATAAAATATATTTAAAAAAAAGTAATCAAAATTATCTATCTATATCTTTGTTTGGTGAAGCCATTAATAAATTTACTTGGATTTTATTAGAATTAATCAATAATCCTAATAGTATTCTTTTAATTGATGAAATTGAAAACGGAATCCATTATACTAATCAAAGGGATTTTTGGAAAGCATTATTTGAACTTTCCAAAGAACTTGATGTACAAATTTTTGCGACAACTCATAGTTTAGAAATGATCCAAGCATTTGCAGATGTTGGACTTAATTATTATCCCGATAGTGGGGCTTATTTTGAAATGGCTAGACATTACAAAACTAATCAAATTATTGGTATTTGTTATGATTTAGAAACCTTAGAGTATTCGCTTGAACGTGGCAAAGGAGTTAGAGGTGAGTAA
- a CDS encoding Uma2 family endonuclease, producing MVKTVTQSVTLEEFLKLPETKPGSEYINGNIIQKPMPQGQHSAIQTELASAINSSLKSKQIARAFCELRCTFGGRSIIPDISVFSWSNIPRKENGGIINVFSICPDWTIEILSPDQNQTKVIKNILHCLNYGTQIGWLIDPEEKSIFVYLPDRPTLVYDDAIAQLPVPEFAQDCRLTVEQLFNYLL from the coding sequence ATCGTCAAAACTGTTACTCAATCCGTCACTTTAGAAGAATTTCTGAAACTCCCAGAAACTAAACCTGGAAGTGAATATATTAATGGAAATATTATTCAAAAACCGATGCCCCAAGGACAACATAGTGCTATTCAAACTGAATTAGCTTCTGCTATTAATTCTAGCCTTAAATCAAAACAGATTGCTAGGGCATTTTGTGAACTTCGTTGTACCTTTGGTGGACGTTCAATTATTCCTGATATTTCCGTATTTTCATGGTCAAATATTCCCCGCAAAGAAAATGGTGGAATTATTAATGTTTTTTCAATTTGTCCAGATTGGACAATCGAAATTTTATCTCCTGATCAAAACCAAACAAAAGTCATTAAAAACATTCTCCATTGTCTTAACTATGGAACTCAAATTGGATGGTTGATCGATCCAGAAGAAAAGTCTATCTTTGTTTATTTACCCGATAGACCAACTTTAGTTTATGATGATGCGATCGCTCAATTACCCGTTCCAGAGTTTGCTCAAGATTGTCGTCTAACGGTTGAACAATTGTTTAACTATTTATTGTAA
- a CDS encoding adenylosuccinate synthase yields the protein MANVIVIGAQWGDEGKGKITDLLSRSADMVVRSQGGVNAGHTIVVQGQTFKLHLIPSGILYPDTECIIGSGTVIDPKVLLQELAQLQGFGVSTENLFISQTAHVTMPYHRLLDKASEERRGKRKIGTTGRGIGPTYADKSERIGIRVVDLMNPDDLREKLEWTINYKNVILDKLYNLEPLDPQSVISEYLEYAEQLRPYVVDSSLKIYDAIKKRKNILFEGAQGTLLDLDHGTYPYVTSSNPIAGGACVGSGIGPTVIDRVIGVAKAYTTRVGEGPFPTELHGEIGELLGDRGAEFGTTTGRARRCGWFDGVIGRYAVRINGLDCLAITKLDVLDELKEIKVCVAYELDGKICHDFPSNASEFARCQPIYETLPGWQTSTSDCRTLDDLPKPALNYLKFLAELMEAPIAIVSLGASRDQTIIVEDPIHGPKRALLHANGEPVSITND from the coding sequence TTGGCTAACGTAATTGTCATCGGCGCTCAGTGGGGCGACGAAGGAAAAGGAAAAATCACTGATTTATTGAGCCGTTCGGCGGATATGGTGGTACGCTCCCAAGGGGGAGTCAATGCTGGCCATACCATCGTTGTACAGGGACAAACCTTTAAATTACACCTGATCCCATCGGGTATTCTCTACCCCGATACAGAGTGTATTATCGGTTCGGGAACCGTTATCGATCCCAAAGTCTTACTCCAAGAACTCGCCCAACTTCAAGGGTTTGGGGTGTCCACAGAGAACCTATTTATCTCCCAGACAGCCCATGTTACCATGCCCTACCATCGGCTGTTGGACAAGGCATCCGAAGAAAGGCGAGGAAAACGGAAGATCGGGACAACTGGACGGGGTATTGGACCTACCTACGCCGATAAATCAGAAAGGATAGGTATTCGGGTTGTTGACTTAATGAACCCAGATGACTTGCGGGAAAAATTAGAATGGACGATCAACTATAAAAACGTCATATTAGACAAACTCTATAACCTAGAGCCCCTCGACCCCCAAAGCGTCATCAGCGAATATTTAGAATACGCTGAGCAATTGCGTCCCTATGTGGTGGATAGTTCCCTAAAAATCTATGATGCCATCAAAAAGCGCAAAAACATCCTCTTTGAAGGAGCGCAAGGGACATTACTAGACCTAGATCACGGAACCTATCCCTATGTTACCTCCTCCAACCCCATTGCGGGAGGAGCCTGTGTCGGATCGGGCATTGGTCCGACGGTCATCGATCGCGTTATTGGGGTCGCTAAAGCCTATACAACCCGTGTCGGGGAGGGACCCTTCCCCACCGAATTACACGGCGAAATTGGGGAATTATTAGGCGATCGCGGGGCAGAATTTGGGACTACCACTGGTCGTGCGCGTCGTTGTGGTTGGTTTGATGGGGTGATCGGTCGCTATGCCGTACGGATCAACGGGTTAGACTGTTTGGCCATTACTAAACTTGATGTCCTCGATGAACTGAAGGAAATTAAAGTCTGTGTGGCCTACGAATTAGACGGCAAAATTTGCCATGATTTCCCCAGTAATGCCAGTGAATTTGCCCGTTGTCAGCCCATTTATGAAACCTTACCCGGTTGGCAAACCTCCACCAGTGACTGTCGTACCCTCGATGATCTGCCTAAACCCGCTTTGAACTATCTGAAGTTCCTAGCAGAATTGATGGAAGCTCCCATTGCGATTGTATCCTTGGGGGCAAGTCGGGATCAAACCATTATTGTTGAAGATCCCATTCATGGACCCAAACGCGCCTTACTTCATGCTAATGGAGAACCCGTTAGCATAACCAATGATTAA
- the rplY gene encoding 50S ribosomal protein L25 gives MSLTIECQQRPEGSKPNALRREGYIPANLYGHDGANSVALMVNAKEAVTLLKKAAANETVIEVNIPHLSWTGNALIREIQAHPWKKNLLHLSFFYVGNTEGLTEDTQA, from the coding sequence ATGTCTCTAACCATTGAATGTCAACAAAGACCCGAAGGCAGTAAACCCAACGCTTTACGCCGGGAGGGATACATTCCTGCCAATTTATATGGCCACGATGGGGCTAATTCCGTCGCTTTGATGGTGAATGCCAAAGAAGCCGTTACACTGCTCAAAAAAGCTGCTGCCAATGAAACCGTGATTGAAGTCAACATTCCCCATCTATCTTGGACAGGTAACGCCTTAATTAGAGAAATCCAAGCCCATCCTTGGAAAAAGAATCTTTTACATCTAAGTTTCTTCTATGTTGGCAACACTGAGGGTCTAACTGAAGATACTCAAGCTTAG
- a CDS encoding glycosyltransferase family 2 protein: MTKISVIIPTYNSQETISKSLESIINQDYSDYEICIVDGNSNDNTIKIIQEYCRRFDCIKFLSEKDQGPYDAMNKGIDISGGEWLFFLGSSDLIYDKNTFQKVFTAPISEDIGLLYGNVIFLDDIGGAKAGQIYDGEFTIEKLLVKNICHQSIFYRRSVFKKLGKYNLKYPICADWEMNMRFFSSTKVSYLDLTIACFSGGGLSSTRNIQDPIYNDLQFLKIKYFMNYLIYRKIYRLVNRLFFNKIMAR; the protein is encoded by the coding sequence GTGACAAAAATTTCAGTTATTATACCAACATACAATTCTCAAGAAACGATTTCTAAGTCTCTGGAGTCAATAATTAATCAAGACTATAGTGACTATGAAATTTGCATTGTCGATGGCAATTCCAATGATAATACAATTAAGATCATTCAGGAATACTGTAGACGTTTTGACTGTATCAAATTCCTCAGTGAAAAAGATCAAGGACCTTATGATGCTATGAATAAAGGTATTGATATCTCTGGGGGAGAATGGCTGTTTTTTTTAGGAAGTAGCGATCTCATTTATGACAAGAATACCTTTCAAAAAGTTTTTACAGCACCTATTTCAGAGGACATTGGTTTGTTGTATGGTAATGTCATCTTCTTAGATGATATTGGTGGTGCTAAGGCTGGTCAAATTTATGATGGTGAATTTACTATCGAAAAACTGTTAGTAAAAAATATTTGTCATCAATCGATTTTTTACAGACGTTCTGTTTTCAAAAAATTGGGGAAATATAATCTTAAATATCCTATTTGTGCTGACTGGGAAATGAATATGAGATTTTTTTCGAGTACAAAAGTATCCTATTTAGATTTAACAATTGCTTGTTTCAGTGGAGGCGGTTTAAGTTCTACAAGAAATATCCAAGATCCCATATACAATGACCTACAATTCTTGAAAATAAAATACTTTATGAATTACTTGATTTATCGCAAAATCTATCGTCTTGTTAACCGTTTATTTTTTAATAAAATCATGGCGAGATAG